The proteins below are encoded in one region of Balaenoptera acutorostrata chromosome 11, mBalAcu1.1, whole genome shotgun sequence:
- the DAZAP2 gene encoding DAZ-associated protein 2: MNSKGQYPTQPTYPVQPPGNPVYPQTLHLPQAPPYTDAPPAYSELYRPSFVHPGAATVPTMSAAFPGASLYLPMAQSVAVGPLGSTIPMAYYPVGPIYPPGSAVLVEGGYDAGARFGAGATAGNIPPPPPGCPPNAAQLAVMQGANVLVTQRKGNFFMGGSDGGYTIW, translated from the exons GTCAATATCCAACGCAGCCAACCTACCCGGTGCAGCCTCCTGGGAACCCTGTGTACCCTCAGACTTTGCATCTTCCTCAGGCTCCACCCTACACTGATGCTCCACCTGCCTACTCAGAG CTCTATCGTCCAAGCTTTGTGCACCCGGGGgctgccacagtccccaccatgTCAGCTGCATTTCCTGGCGCCTCACTGTATCTTCCCATGGCCCAGTCTGTGGCTGTTGGACCTTTAGGTTCCACAATCCCCATGGCTTATTATCCAGTTGGTCCCATCTATCCACCTGGTTCAGCAGTGCTGGTGGAAGGAGGGTATGATGCAGGTGCCAGATTTGGAGCTGGTGCTACTGCTGGAAACATTCCT CCTCCTCCCCCTGGATGCCCTCCCAATGCTGCTCAGCTCGCAGTCATGCAGGGAGCCAATGTCCTTGTAACTCAGCGGAAGGGAAACTTCTTCATGGGTGGCTCAGATGGTGGCTACACCATCTGGTGA
- the SMAGP gene encoding small cell adhesion glycoprotein, translated as MEYAMRETDPDNKKNLSFSWNSCSGSPAGPRGACGSRPRRVEQDARRGACRSPAARPTGKVSTRRWGPGQGRRARRALSPTLTLQPPRPRQELKPRAAELGPRLEPPVAAARNRCLGRAAFGAQRALPGADLHLPAGACPPAEMTSLPTTPSPGEEPMATPILQATEALSPEAEASTALIAVVITVVFLTLLSVVILIFFYLYKNKGSYVTYEPAEGEPGAILQMESNSAKGREKEEHFI; from the exons ATGGAATATGCCATGCGGGAGACTGACCCAgataacaagaaaaatctcagcttTTCCTGGAATTCATG CTCTGGGTCCCCGGCGGGTCCCCGCGGTGCCTGCGGTTCCCGCCCCCGTCGAGTTGAGCAGGACGCGCGGCGCGGCGCCTGCCGTTCCCCTGCAGCCCGTCCGACTGGTAAGGTGAGCACGCGGAGGTGGGGACCCGGGCAGGGCCGGAGGGCCAGGCGAGCCCTGTCGCCCACACTCACGCTGCAGCCGCCGAGGCCGCGTCAAGAACTGAAACCGAGAGCGGCCGAGCTCGGGCCTCGGCTGGAGCCTCCCGTCGCGGCGGCTCGGAACCGGTGTCTGGGACGGGCCGCCTTCGGAGCGCAGCGAGCCCTGCCTGGCGCGG ATCTGCACCTCCCTGCAGGTGCCTGTCCACCTGCCGAGATGACTAGCCTCCCAACCACGCCTTCTCCAGGAG AAGAACCGATGGCCACCCCAATCCTACAGGCCACTGAGGCCCTGTCCCCAGAAGCTGAAGCCAGCACAGCACTCATTGCAG TTGTTATCACAGTGGTCTTCCTCACCCTGCTCTCAGTCGTGATCTTGATCTTCTTTTACCTGTACAAGAACAAAGGCAGCTACGTCACCTACGAACCTGCAGAAGGCGAGCCCGGCGCCATCCTCCAGATGGAGAGCAACTCAGCcaagggcagggagaaggaggaacATTTCATCTAA